The following coding sequences are from one Triticum dicoccoides isolate Atlit2015 ecotype Zavitan chromosome 4A, WEW_v2.0, whole genome shotgun sequence window:
- the LOC119284609 gene encoding pentatricopeptide repeat-containing protein At5g15300-like — protein MTRSQTRPAAMPPTSTSPGDLVALSARCSTKRDLRLLHGALLRRRRLLPAADAVAALAKLLRFAAVSPAGDLRQAAAMLSTHLPFITSASTHPAFFYNTLMRGLAASASPGDAIGLFAAMRRTGAAPDAFTFTFLLKSCSRCPSGRRLPSDLHAQAIRHGCLGELGAHAHVHNALLHAYACRASVDDACRVFEEIPARDVISFSGLLTAHLKASDLDAARLVFDQMPHQDVVSWTAMISAYAKACRPQEALALFDAMPMQPDEVTMVSIVSACTTLGDLATGERVRRHIDSLGFGWMVPLRNALMDMYAKCGCLPETRALFDRMMVRSLASWNTLISAYALHGDLDNTIAVFHQMLAEGNTVRPDGVTLLAVLMAYGYKGRVEEGRAMFNAMQRGDYGKVELTVEHYGCVVDMLGRAGKLEEAYQMIKRMPIPSNAVIWGALLGACRTHGDIDMAERAVQELRNLNPDEGGYYILLSDMYTSAGRIAEATEIRRAMNEKGVQKTTGRSTAFLLQL, from the coding sequence ATGACGCGCAGCCAGACGAGGCCCGCCGCGATGCCACCGACGTCCACCTCGCCGGGGGACCTGGTGGCGCTCTCCGCCCGGTGCTCCACGAAGCGcgacctccgcctcctccacggcgccctcctgcgccgccgccgcctcctccccgccgCGGACGCCGTCGCGGCGCTCGCCAAGCTGCTCCggttcgccgccgtctcccccgccggCGACCTCCGCCAAGCCGCCGCGATGCTCTCCACCCACCTCCCCTTCATCACCTCGGCCTCCACCCACCCCGCCTTCTTCTACAACACCCTCATGCGCGGCCTCGCCGCCTCCGCCTCGCCCGGCGACGCCATCGGGCTCTTCGCCGCGATGCGCCGCACGGGCGCCGCGCCCGacgccttcaccttcaccttcctccTCAAGTCCTGCTCCCGCTGCCCCTCGGGCCGGCGGTTGCCTTCCGACCTCCATGCCCAGGCGATCAGGCACGGCTGCCTCGGCGAGCTCGGCGCGCACGCGCACGTGCACAATGCGCTGCTTCACGCCTACGCGTGCCGGGCGTCCGTCGACGACGCGTGCAGGGTGTTTGAAGAAATTCCGGCTCGGGACGTGATCTCCTTCTCAGGGCTACTCACCGCGCATCTCAAAGCCAGTGATTTGGACGCCGcccgccttgtgttcgaccagatgCCTCACCAGGATGTCGTTTCTTGGACTGCGATGATTTCAGCATATGCCAAGGCTTGCCGGCCGCAGGAGGCCTTGGCATTGTTTGATGCCATGCCGATGCAGCCAGACGAGGTGACCATGGTGAGTATTGTGTCCGCGTGCACCACACTAGGGGATCTTGCAACCGGGGAGCGTGTGCGGAGGCACATTGATTCCCTTGGTTTTGGATGGATGGTGCCACTTCGCAATGCACTTATGGACATGTACGCAAAGTGCGGGTGCCTCCCTGAAACACGAGCTTTGTTTGACAGGATGATGGTGAGGAGCTTGGCATCTTGGAACACGCTGATCTCGGCATATGCATTACATGGCGATCTGGACAACACGATTGCTGTGTTCCATCAGATGCTGGCAGAAGGGAACACTGTGAGGCCGGACGGTGTGACGCTTCTCGCGGTGCTTATGGCGTACGGATACAAAGGCCGTGTTGAGGAGGGGCGAGCCATGTTCAATGCGATGCAACGAGGCGACTATGGCAAAGTGGAACTCACAGTCGAGCACTATGGGTGTGTGGTGGACATGCTTGGTCGGGCAGGGAAACTCGAGGAGGCATACCAAATGATTAAGCGAATGCCAATTCCGAGCAATGCTGTGATCTGGGGCGCACTACTTGGTGCTTGTCGGACTCATGGGGATATTGACATGGCAGAGAGGGCTGTGCAGGAGTTAAGGAACCTAAACCCAGATGAGGGTGGTTACTACATTTTGCTCAGCGATATGTACACATCTGCTGGACGGATAGCTGAGGCCACAGAGATCAGACGTGCCATGAATGAGAAGGGGGTCCAGAAGACTACAGGCCGGAGCACTGCCTTTCTGCTTCAGCTGTAG
- the LOC119284611 gene encoding 50S ribosomal protein L18-like isoform X2 codes for MATALLHATLGRPPLPSPSTSSSLPFRRHRFEVPLPRHPGLVAHRRGACPRIEAMARHGARKENAKVRNRRLQKKYNGTTTKPRLSVFCSNRQLYAMLVDDHGKKILFYASTLQEEIRGDPPCSTEAARRVGEELVKACIELDISEVSCYDRNGFARGEKMMAFEDPVAQHGFLPR; via the exons atGGCGACGGCATTGCTTCACGCCACCCTCGGCCGGCCACCATTGCCGTctccctccacctccagctccCTGCCATTCAGGCGCCACCGCTTCGAGGTCCCTCTCCCACGGCACCCAG GCTTGGTGGCACACCGGCGCGGGGCGTGCCCGAGGATCGAGGCCATGGCGAGGCACGGCGCGCGGAAGGAGAACGCCAAGGTCAGGAACCGCCGGCTGCAGAAAAAG TACAATGGCACTACGACCAAGCCCAGGCTGTCCGTCTTCTGCTCCAACAGGCAGCTCTACGCCATGCTCGTCGACGACCACGGCAAGAAGATCCTCTTCTACGCCAGCACCCTGCAGGAGGAAATCCGCGGCGACCCTCCATGCAGCACC GAGGCCGCTCGGAGGGTCGGGGAGGAGCTCGTCAAGGCGTGTATAGAGCTGGACATCTCCGAGGTCTCGTGCTACGACCGCAACGGGTTCGCCCGAGGGGAGAAGATGATGGCGTTTGAGGACCCGGTCGCGCAGCACGGGTTCCTGCCCAGATAG
- the LOC119284611 gene encoding 50S ribosomal protein L18-like isoform X1: MATALLHATLGRPPLPSPSTSSSLPFRRHRFEVPLPRHPGLVAHRRGACPRIEAMARHGARKENAKVRNRRLQKKYNGTTTKPRLSVFCSNRQLYAMLVDDHGKKILFYASTLQEEIRGDPPCSTVEAARRVGEELVKACIELDISEVSCYDRNGFARGEKMMAFEDPVAQHGFLPR; encoded by the exons atGGCGACGGCATTGCTTCACGCCACCCTCGGCCGGCCACCATTGCCGTctccctccacctccagctccCTGCCATTCAGGCGCCACCGCTTCGAGGTCCCTCTCCCACGGCACCCAG GCTTGGTGGCACACCGGCGCGGGGCGTGCCCGAGGATCGAGGCCATGGCGAGGCACGGCGCGCGGAAGGAGAACGCCAAGGTCAGGAACCGCCGGCTGCAGAAAAAG TACAATGGCACTACGACCAAGCCCAGGCTGTCCGTCTTCTGCTCCAACAGGCAGCTCTACGCCATGCTCGTCGACGACCACGGCAAGAAGATCCTCTTCTACGCCAGCACCCTGCAGGAGGAAATCCGCGGCGACCCTCCATGCAGCACCGTG GAGGCCGCTCGGAGGGTCGGGGAGGAGCTCGTCAAGGCGTGTATAGAGCTGGACATCTCCGAGGTCTCGTGCTACGACCGCAACGGGTTCGCCCGAGGGGAGAAGATGATGGCGTTTGAGGACCCGGTCGCGCAGCACGGGTTCCTGCCCAGATAG